A portion of the Edaphobacter lichenicola genome contains these proteins:
- a CDS encoding LytR/AlgR family response regulator transcription factor yields the protein MIHTILADDEVLARQKLRQLLRDEPEIEIVGEGASAGETIDLVRATKPDLLFLDIRMPGLDGFDIIGRLSACKDLAMPRVVFTTAHDGYALRAFEIHALDYLLKPFSSERLHAAVLRATEQICATKQGAVHSSGRGQSSASYITRIVFRSRGRILFLPVSDIRWIRAEENYVRICTEAEQHLLRETMSHLEEKLDPQMFMRVHRSAIVNLQYLKEVRTEPNGEFTVLLMNGQKVSMSRSYHARISELSTAFQVQPSALTNGRL from the coding sequence ATGATCCACACTATCCTCGCCGATGATGAAGTGTTGGCAAGACAGAAGCTGCGGCAGCTTCTTCGCGACGAACCTGAGATCGAGATTGTCGGTGAAGGCGCGTCGGCAGGCGAAACTATAGATCTGGTGCGCGCAACGAAACCAGATCTGCTTTTTCTCGATATCCGTATGCCGGGGCTGGATGGCTTCGATATTATCGGCAGGCTATCGGCCTGTAAAGATCTAGCTATGCCACGTGTCGTGTTTACTACTGCACACGACGGATATGCCTTGCGCGCGTTTGAGATTCACGCTTTAGATTATTTGCTTAAACCGTTCTCCTCCGAACGTTTGCACGCGGCGGTTCTACGCGCCACGGAGCAGATATGCGCAACCAAGCAGGGTGCCGTACACAGTAGTGGGCGTGGTCAGAGTTCCGCTTCCTATATCACCCGCATTGTCTTCCGATCTCGCGGTCGCATCCTGTTTCTGCCAGTCTCGGATATCCGTTGGATTAGAGCAGAAGAGAACTATGTCCGGATTTGCACGGAAGCTGAGCAACACCTGTTGCGCGAGACGATGAGCCATCTGGAGGAAAAGCTCGATCCACAGATGTTCATGCGTGTGCATCGTTCCGCTATTGTTAATCTGCAATATTTAAAAGAAGTGCGGACCGAGCCGAACGGAGAATTCACGGTGTTGTTGATGAATGGCCAGAAAGTTTCAATGAGCCGAAGCTATCATGCGCGGATTAGTGAATTATCAACGGCTTTCCAGGTTCAGCCTTCCGCTCTAACAAATGGAAGACTGTGA
- a CDS encoding FAD-dependent oxidoreductase translates to MPDLFLPAYPLRRDKNETFKSVRRDRSLIQRCRQHVRHLAPAIACAVLCLLAFGCGRTESIQLTPPATLSSIQITPLPSNIIAGQTAQLAAQATYSDGSTKDVTSLVSWTSSDQTVATVSAIGLLTTFKAGTIGITATYQSKTATLAVTVQANEPPNNTHVDVLIYGATSPGIIAAVEAARLGKTVLLLDQNTWTGGMTANGLGFTDIGVQATIGGLALEFYQRINMAYGSTDGTPRFTFSPHIAAQVFLDMLSGVHVTPFLNVHIASVQKSGPLIQSVTLDDGTQYFASEFIDATYEGDLLALAQVDYVVGREASSEFNEPLAGVEAPVGFSVPIDPYVTPGNPASGLLPHITGTSVAPVGSADKNVMAYNYRLCLTTNPANSVPFTPPPGYDGSEFEILTRYSEALTAAGNPPDLADILTANIVDTDGPGVKLDLNNNGLASNLISTDDVGASLNYPDGSVTQRTSIANEHKRYMEALLYFLLTAPSMPQSVRTQTAAFGLCKDEFIQTGNWPPQLYVRVARRMRGNYILTQNDLSNAVNLAVNPIAVGSYQMDSHLTQRLALNGTIFSEGYSFTNTAGPYGVPYASLVPVAQQATNLLVSAAISATNQAYKSIRTEPVYMAMGHAAGAAASLAIDEHVPVQQVDYASLRDQLITDKQVLTWVYLTYLSETPNAQGNLNIKLYGDFPGASTLYTNGNNFQSWAMCSATLNGPRQPSVQSVSYVNNNELLLSLNVSSSATEWCDYNVNFNTQENSFTSNTLSSIPTQISGNYQISVAASSPTSCIQSTASSTLIVSPCASQDGTIFSFQEQSDGSYVVQPQIGNVTLLFSIQNQLLIKSTATGNCLQTATNGNQISESFCTSTNSNEYFSLQ, encoded by the coding sequence ATGCCAGATCTGTTTCTCCCAGCCTACCCGCTAAGAAGAGATAAAAATGAAACGTTCAAATCAGTCCGTCGTGATCGTTCCCTCATACAAAGGTGCAGACAACACGTCCGGCACCTCGCTCCTGCGATCGCATGTGCTGTACTCTGTCTGCTCGCATTCGGGTGTGGGAGAACTGAATCAATCCAACTCACACCCCCCGCGACTCTATCCTCTATTCAGATCACACCATTGCCGTCTAACATCATCGCCGGCCAAACTGCACAACTAGCCGCGCAGGCAACCTACTCTGATGGATCTACGAAGGATGTAACAAGTTTAGTGTCCTGGACTTCATCCGATCAGACAGTCGCAACAGTTTCCGCAATTGGTCTTCTGACTACATTCAAGGCAGGAACGATCGGAATAACAGCTACCTACCAAAGCAAGACAGCGACCCTTGCAGTTACTGTACAAGCGAACGAGCCACCAAATAATACCCATGTCGACGTTCTAATTTATGGCGCTACTTCACCTGGAATCATCGCGGCGGTCGAGGCCGCACGCCTTGGAAAAACCGTGCTTCTTCTCGATCAAAATACATGGACAGGTGGAATGACGGCCAATGGTCTGGGCTTTACCGATATCGGCGTTCAGGCCACGATCGGTGGCCTTGCCCTTGAGTTCTACCAACGCATCAATATGGCCTACGGAAGCACAGACGGAACTCCCAGATTCACATTTTCTCCTCACATCGCGGCACAAGTCTTTCTAGATATGCTCAGTGGAGTCCACGTCACTCCCTTTCTCAATGTTCATATTGCTTCGGTACAAAAATCGGGTCCACTCATTCAATCAGTCACCTTGGACGATGGCACTCAATATTTTGCTTCTGAATTTATAGATGCAACTTACGAAGGAGACTTATTAGCTCTTGCCCAGGTGGACTATGTGGTTGGACGAGAAGCAAGTTCTGAATTCAATGAACCCTTGGCTGGCGTAGAAGCTCCCGTAGGTTTTTCCGTACCCATTGATCCTTATGTGACTCCAGGAAACCCGGCAAGTGGCCTCCTTCCTCACATCACAGGTACCAGTGTTGCCCCTGTAGGCTCTGCCGACAAAAATGTCATGGCCTATAACTATCGTCTCTGCCTGACCACAAACCCAGCAAATTCCGTTCCATTTACACCGCCTCCTGGTTACGATGGCTCAGAATTTGAGATATTGACTCGCTACTCTGAAGCCCTCACAGCAGCGGGTAATCCACCAGACCTCGCCGATATTCTGACCGCGAATATTGTGGATACTGACGGACCTGGCGTGAAACTCGATCTCAACAACAACGGCCTGGCATCGAACCTTATCTCTACCGACGACGTAGGAGCCAGTCTGAATTATCCAGATGGCTCCGTAACTCAAAGAACGTCTATCGCGAATGAACATAAACGCTACATGGAGGCCCTCTTATATTTCTTATTAACGGCCCCCTCGATGCCTCAATCCGTTCGAACACAAACGGCGGCGTTTGGTCTGTGCAAAGATGAATTTATTCAAACCGGAAACTGGCCACCGCAACTCTATGTTCGCGTGGCGCGCCGCATGAGGGGCAACTACATCCTCACTCAAAATGATCTAAGCAATGCTGTCAATTTAGCCGTCAATCCGATTGCCGTAGGTTCGTACCAGATGGACTCACACTTAACCCAAAGGCTTGCTCTCAATGGAACCATCTTCTCCGAGGGGTATTCTTTTACGAACACCGCGGGCCCCTACGGAGTTCCCTACGCATCCCTTGTACCTGTGGCGCAACAAGCGACAAACCTTCTGGTATCGGCCGCGATCTCGGCGACAAATCAGGCCTACAAGTCAATCCGTACAGAACCGGTATACATGGCGATGGGTCACGCCGCCGGGGCAGCCGCGTCGTTAGCTATTGATGAGCATGTTCCTGTGCAGCAAGTTGACTACGCATCCCTTCGAGATCAACTCATCACGGACAAGCAAGTCTTGACATGGGTATACCTGACTTACTTGAGTGAAACCCCCAACGCTCAAGGAAATCTGAACATCAAGCTATACGGAGACTTTCCTGGCGCTTCGACTCTTTATACCAACGGAAATAACTTTCAATCGTGGGCTATGTGTTCGGCTACGCTGAATGGTCCCCGGCAGCCAAGCGTCCAGAGTGTAAGTTACGTCAACAACAATGAACTGTTGTTATCTCTGAATGTTAGTAGCTCGGCAACAGAATGGTGCGACTATAACGTGAATTTCAACACCCAGGAAAATAGCTTTACCAGCAATACGCTTAGTTCAATACCTACACAGATATCTGGAAATTACCAAATCAGCGTAGCGGCGAGCAGCCCTACCTCATGCATCCAGTCAACCGCCTCATCAACTCTCATCGTCTCTCCGTGCGCCAGCCAGGATGGCACTATCTTTTCATTTCAGGAACAAAGTGACGGAAGTTACGTAGTTCAACCCCAGATTGGCAACGTGACCCTGCTGTTTTCAATTCAAAACCAGCTTCTAATTAAAAGTACCGCTACTGGCAATTGCCTGCAGACGGCAACGAATGGAAATCAAATTAGCGAGAGTTTTTGCACGAGCACTAATTCAAATGAATATTTCTCTCTTCAGTAG
- a CDS encoding sensor histidine kinase: MLKPLSITQTRTQPAFMHPAIFVSASVLLGMLFALQEWMSVRLWNYHISIWVLLKAWAVQYFLWGVICWLMWRWFGPRIQQANAVWIVTRVLPLSIVTSVVEEMVWVACFPHLPINHPHMTYWQRLAFQLDGELIDSMVIFWCAFCLFRGVGYYQRFRQEKDAAAQLSVQLAQAQMAALRMQLNPHFLFNTMNSISSLMRTDIAAADTMLEQLGNLLRITLERGEVQFIRLNDEMEFVEMYLAMQEQRFMGRVRQQLSVNPELHDALVPAMILQPIIENAYAHGFSKLDKNGLLVIQVSRKDRYLTLSVFNNGSGLQSNLGTSSNGQGVGLANIKSRLQLHYGDEQTFSIREVARDQVEVTITLPLQFPARPTDKLTGFGTS, from the coding sequence TTGCTGAAGCCTTTGTCGATAACTCAGACACGCACACAGCCAGCGTTCATGCATCCGGCAATCTTTGTGAGCGCCTCTGTCTTGCTAGGCATGCTGTTTGCGCTGCAAGAGTGGATGAGTGTGCGTCTATGGAACTACCACATCAGCATATGGGTTTTATTGAAGGCATGGGCGGTGCAGTATTTCTTGTGGGGTGTGATCTGCTGGTTGATGTGGCGGTGGTTCGGGCCGCGGATTCAACAGGCAAACGCAGTTTGGATCGTTACGCGAGTTCTTCCGCTCAGCATCGTTACCAGTGTTGTTGAAGAGATGGTCTGGGTAGCGTGCTTTCCACATCTTCCGATCAACCACCCGCACATGACGTATTGGCAGAGGCTTGCGTTTCAATTGGACGGTGAGCTGATCGATAGCATGGTGATCTTTTGGTGTGCGTTCTGCTTGTTTCGAGGCGTGGGCTACTACCAGAGATTCCGGCAAGAAAAAGATGCCGCTGCCCAATTGTCCGTGCAGCTGGCTCAGGCCCAGATGGCGGCCCTGCGTATGCAGCTGAATCCGCATTTTCTCTTTAACACCATGAACAGCATCTCCAGTCTGATGCGGACGGATATTGCTGCGGCCGACACGATGCTGGAACAACTCGGCAACTTGTTGCGTATCACCCTGGAGCGCGGCGAAGTCCAATTCATCCGTCTGAATGACGAAATGGAGTTTGTTGAGATGTATCTTGCAATGCAAGAGCAAAGGTTCATGGGGCGGGTACGCCAACAACTTTCAGTTAACCCTGAATTGCATGATGCTCTTGTACCCGCAATGATCCTTCAGCCAATTATCGAGAATGCGTATGCTCACGGGTTCTCCAAGTTGGACAAAAATGGCCTGCTCGTCATCCAGGTAAGTCGAAAAGATCGATATTTGACGCTGAGTGTCTTCAATAATGGCTCAGGTTTGCAGTCAAATCTAGGGACGTCCTCAAATGGTCAAGGTGTCGGTTTGGCCAATATAAAGAGTCGTTTACAGCTTCACTATGGAGATGAACAGACATTTTCGATACGCGAGGTTGCACGAGATCAGGTTGAAGTGACGATTACGCTTCCATTACAGTTTCCCGCTCGTCCAACAGACAAACTAACAGGGTTTGGCACATCATGA
- a CDS encoding transglutaminase family protein, giving the protein MIYRIVHRTTYKYKNPVSLGNHVACLKPRLLQHQQLTQTELRIHPLPATETERVDYFGNLLCFFTVQEPHKQLVVEARSEVIMQDNTSPWPQQSPPWEMAAQSLPNDLSTEGLKAYQFGFESPRIRVRPEFADYALQSFTPGRPMTDALLDLTARIHKDFRFDSKVTTVRTTTEEVFRKRRGVCQDFAHLQIACLRSLNLAARYVSGYLRTYPPPGKPRLIGADASHAWVSAYCPGVGWLDVDPTNNLVPSNGHVTLAWGRDYSDVSPLRGLILGGGAHTLKVAVDMEPLNSD; this is encoded by the coding sequence ATGATCTATAGAATCGTCCATCGGACTACGTACAAATACAAAAATCCGGTCTCGCTCGGGAATCATGTGGCGTGCCTTAAGCCTCGGCTGTTGCAACACCAGCAGTTGACGCAAACCGAACTACGGATACACCCCCTCCCGGCAACAGAGACCGAGCGAGTCGACTACTTCGGAAACCTTCTCTGCTTCTTCACCGTTCAAGAGCCGCACAAGCAACTTGTGGTCGAGGCGCGGAGCGAAGTGATCATGCAGGACAATACATCGCCGTGGCCGCAACAGTCGCCACCCTGGGAAATGGCAGCCCAGTCCCTTCCCAACGATCTCAGCACTGAAGGGCTTAAAGCCTACCAGTTTGGATTTGAGTCGCCACGCATCCGCGTACGGCCGGAGTTCGCCGACTATGCGCTACAGTCATTTACACCCGGCAGGCCGATGACGGATGCATTACTGGATCTGACCGCACGGATTCACAAGGACTTTCGCTTCGACTCAAAAGTCACTACCGTCCGGACGACGACTGAAGAAGTATTTCGAAAACGCCGGGGCGTATGCCAGGACTTCGCACACCTGCAAATCGCCTGCCTCCGTTCCCTGAACCTCGCCGCCCGTTACGTAAGCGGCTATCTCCGAACCTATCCGCCACCCGGTAAACCGAGATTAATAGGCGCCGATGCATCCCACGCCTGGGTATCTGCGTACTGCCCCGGAGTCGGATGGCTCGACGTGGATCCCACAAACAATCTTGTCCCATCGAACGGCCACGTAACACTAGCCTGGGGCAGGGACTACAGCGACGTAAGTCCGCTTCGTGGCCTGATCTTAGGAGGCGGCGCTCATACACTCAAAGTCGCCGTCGACATGGAGCCGCTCAATTCTGACTAG
- a CDS encoding circularly permuted type 2 ATP-grasp protein, whose amino-acid sequence MTVDLYQTSLHYGAAYDELSADGVTPRPHWSHLMESLRTIGPGELGRRWSRAERRIRENGITYNIYSDPLGANRAWRIDIVPLLIAADEWRFIEAGIIQRAQLLSLLVEDLYGPQTLVEQGHFPASLLYANPAFLRPLVGVPVPAHSYLHMLAVDLARSPDGQWWVLADRTQAPSGSGYALENRTIVSDVLPDLFRTSNVLRLAPFFRAQREALTSLAQCDNPRIVLLTPGPLNETYFEHSYLARYLGFTLVEGADLTVRDRCVYLKTVDGLEQVHVILRRVDDSFCDPLELRSDSLLGVPGLVDAIVAGNVKVANALGSGVIETAAVMPFLPGLSRHLLGEELKLPSVATWWCGQEYALDWVLDHLDSVVVKPAFPSRGMEPVFGAELPHAEKRKFAEQLRAHPHEYVAQEQIALSTAPVWDNGHLNSRSVVLRTYVLNTGNGWVAIPGGLVRVAESAGSVVSMQRGGHSKDAWVLWDGPVDTFSMLHPRNEPVELRRVSRAVPSSVADNVFWLGRYAERAENIARLLRPMVSRVRRADEAELGCLLRLHSCLETRHSKLPKSKDRRPTSLELEHELISVMTDNKRPDSLSSTLTEVYRVGGNVRERLSSDMMHLLGQLRDSIKIEPDTPSLEYPAVLSVCLGLLSAFSGMERENINRGQGWLIMTLGRRLERAIYLTRQLREITTPLAEQDWPLLECLLEVADSSMTYRTRYYTTLQPLAVLDVLMADETNPRSLDFQLSHLVDLYQKLPRHLPEDLHAMKTALALLRSFDLRELNYPLPGAAAVAKGANGLSRLENFLKDLERLLPSWSNNLSNRYFSHARTLPIAMDQ is encoded by the coding sequence ATGACTGTCGATCTCTACCAAACCTCGCTGCACTACGGAGCGGCCTACGACGAGTTGTCGGCTGATGGTGTGACTCCTCGACCGCACTGGTCACACCTGATGGAGTCGCTGCGCACCATCGGGCCCGGAGAGCTCGGACGACGCTGGAGCCGTGCCGAACGTCGCATTCGCGAGAACGGAATCACCTACAACATCTACAGCGATCCACTCGGAGCAAACCGCGCATGGCGGATCGATATCGTTCCCTTGTTGATTGCAGCCGACGAGTGGCGTTTCATCGAAGCGGGCATCATTCAGCGTGCCCAGTTGCTGAGTCTCTTGGTCGAAGATCTGTACGGGCCGCAGACGCTGGTAGAGCAAGGACACTTCCCTGCCTCTCTTCTCTACGCCAATCCAGCGTTCCTTCGACCTTTGGTGGGCGTGCCAGTTCCTGCGCACAGTTACCTGCACATGCTCGCCGTCGATCTTGCCCGTTCTCCCGACGGCCAGTGGTGGGTGCTGGCCGACCGCACGCAGGCTCCTTCAGGCAGCGGCTACGCACTCGAAAACCGCACAATCGTGTCCGATGTTCTACCCGATCTCTTCCGCACTTCGAACGTACTGCGTCTCGCTCCTTTCTTCCGCGCTCAACGCGAAGCGCTTACCAGCCTCGCTCAGTGTGACAATCCGCGAATCGTTCTTCTCACTCCGGGGCCGCTCAACGAAACCTACTTCGAACACTCGTATCTCGCACGCTATCTCGGATTCACTCTCGTAGAAGGAGCAGACCTCACCGTGCGCGATCGGTGCGTGTATCTAAAGACCGTCGACGGGCTGGAGCAGGTTCATGTCATCTTGCGCCGAGTCGACGATAGCTTCTGCGATCCGCTCGAACTGCGAAGTGATTCGCTTCTGGGTGTCCCGGGCCTCGTCGATGCCATCGTCGCTGGAAACGTGAAAGTCGCCAATGCGCTGGGAAGCGGCGTGATTGAAACAGCCGCTGTCATGCCATTTCTTCCTGGCCTCTCCAGACATCTTCTCGGCGAAGAACTCAAATTGCCTTCCGTTGCAACTTGGTGGTGCGGTCAAGAGTATGCACTCGACTGGGTACTCGATCACCTCGATTCCGTGGTCGTAAAACCCGCTTTTCCCTCACGTGGTATGGAGCCAGTCTTCGGCGCCGAACTGCCGCACGCCGAAAAGCGCAAGTTTGCCGAACAGTTGCGCGCCCATCCCCACGAGTATGTCGCCCAGGAGCAGATCGCTTTGTCCACCGCCCCCGTATGGGACAACGGCCATCTCAACTCACGCAGCGTAGTACTGCGCACGTACGTGCTGAATACCGGCAACGGATGGGTTGCAATTCCAGGGGGTTTAGTCCGGGTCGCCGAGTCAGCGGGGTCGGTCGTCTCCATGCAGCGCGGCGGCCACAGCAAAGACGCCTGGGTTCTTTGGGACGGCCCCGTAGATACATTCAGTATGCTGCACCCACGCAACGAGCCGGTCGAATTACGCCGTGTCTCGCGCGCTGTTCCCAGCAGTGTGGCGGACAATGTTTTCTGGTTGGGACGATATGCCGAGCGCGCCGAAAATATAGCTCGGCTCTTGCGCCCGATGGTCTCTCGCGTACGACGGGCCGATGAGGCGGAACTTGGCTGCCTCCTCCGGCTCCACAGTTGCCTGGAGACTCGGCACAGCAAGTTGCCAAAGTCCAAAGACAGGCGACCGACGTCGCTTGAACTCGAACACGAGCTGATTTCAGTAATGACCGACAACAAGCGGCCTGACAGCCTGTCCTCCACATTAACAGAGGTCTACCGAGTTGGAGGCAATGTTCGAGAGCGGTTGTCCTCCGATATGATGCATCTCCTCGGCCAGCTGCGCGACTCAATCAAGATCGAGCCTGACACGCCATCGCTCGAGTATCCGGCGGTGCTGAGCGTTTGTCTGGGACTGCTCTCAGCATTTTCCGGAATGGAGCGAGAGAACATTAACCGTGGACAAGGCTGGCTGATCATGACCCTCGGCCGTCGCCTCGAGCGCGCAATCTATCTGACAAGACAACTGCGCGAGATCACCACACCACTCGCAGAACAAGACTGGCCACTTCTGGAGTGCTTGCTCGAGGTCGCGGATAGTTCCATGACGTATCGAACGCGCTACTACACGACGTTGCAGCCGTTAGCCGTGCTCGATGTACTCATGGCAGACGAGACCAATCCCCGTTCGTTGGACTTTCAACTCAGCCATCTCGTCGACCTCTACCAAAAACTCCCGCGACATCTTCCAGAAGATCTGCACGCGATGAAAACTGCACTGGCGCTGTTACGTAGCTTTGATCTGCGAGAGTTAAATTATCCATTGCCGGGCGCCGCAGCCGTAGCGAAGGGAGCGAATGGACTATCCCGTCTCGAGAATTTCCTCAAAGACTTGGAACGTCTGCTGCCCTCCTGGTCGAATAACTTATCCAACAGATACTTCAGCCACGCTCGCACCTTGCCGATCGCCATGGACCAATGA